One region of Pseudomonas glycinae genomic DNA includes:
- a CDS encoding lipopolysaccharide kinase InaA family protein, translated as MAGWNLEPEYSDLAQHFGSLEAVFALQGERLTRDPLSEVIRVQLNGVNYYVKRYVGAGKGLRRYLGKPRVKMEWQNLKRFAKWGIPTAEVVAWGLERNGMAYDRGAMITRELPRTEDLSALAERNDPKLKDRAWVDGVSRQLAGYTRVMHDHRFTHNDLKWRNLLIDDQAQLYLIDCPNGDFWRGFWLKYRITKDLACLDKVAKYHLSNTQRLRFYLQYRQRDRLNAADKQRIRHVVRFFEGRE; from the coding sequence ATGGCGGGTTGGAATCTGGAGCCTGAATACAGCGATCTTGCACAACACTTCGGTAGCCTCGAAGCGGTATTCGCCCTTCAGGGCGAGCGCCTGACCCGCGATCCTTTGTCCGAAGTCATTCGCGTGCAGCTCAATGGCGTCAATTATTACGTCAAGCGCTACGTCGGCGCCGGCAAAGGCTTGCGGCGTTATCTGGGCAAGCCCCGGGTGAAGATGGAATGGCAGAACCTCAAGCGCTTTGCCAAGTGGGGCATTCCCACCGCCGAAGTGGTGGCGTGGGGCCTGGAGCGCAACGGCATGGCCTACGATCGCGGGGCGATGATCACCCGTGAGCTGCCGCGCACCGAAGACCTGTCGGCACTGGCCGAACGCAACGATCCCAAGCTCAAGGATCGCGCCTGGGTCGACGGCGTCAGCCGGCAACTGGCTGGTTACACCCGGGTCATGCACGACCATCGCTTTACCCATAACGATCTGAAGTGGCGCAACCTGCTGATCGACGATCAGGCGCAGTTGTATCTGATCGATTGCCCGAACGGCGATTTCTGGCGCGGTTTCTGGCTCAAGTACCGGATCACCAAGGATCTGGCCTGCCTCGACAAGGTGGCCAAGTATCACCTGTCGAACACCCAGCGCCTGCGCTTCTACCTGCAATACCGCCAGCGTGACCGGCTGAACGCCGCCGACAAGCAACGGATTCGCCACGTGGTGAGATTTTTCGAGGGACGCGAATGA
- the rfaP gene encoding lipopolysaccharide core heptose(I) kinase RfaP: protein MKLMLAEPFKSLWAGRDPFAEVEGLQGEVYRELEARRTLRTEVDGNGFFVKIHRGIGWGEIFKNLLTAKLPVLGAGQEWKAIQRLQEVGVPTMTAVAYGEKGSNPADQHSFIVTEELAPTISLEDFSIDWVKQPPQPRLKRALIAEVARMTGMMHRAGVNHRDCYICHFLLHTDKPVTPEDFKLSVIDLHRAQTRPAITQRWRNKDLAALYFSALDIGLTRGDKLRFLKGYFQQPLRQILAEEAPLLSWLEGKANKLYARKQRYGDAL from the coding sequence ATGAAGTTGATGCTGGCTGAACCGTTCAAGAGCCTGTGGGCCGGACGCGATCCGTTCGCCGAGGTCGAGGGCTTGCAGGGCGAGGTGTACCGCGAGCTGGAAGCCCGCCGGACGTTGCGCACGGAAGTCGACGGCAATGGCTTTTTCGTCAAGATCCACCGGGGCATCGGTTGGGGCGAGATCTTCAAGAACCTGCTGACCGCCAAGCTGCCGGTGCTCGGCGCGGGTCAGGAATGGAAAGCCATCCAGCGCTTGCAGGAAGTCGGCGTGCCGACCATGACCGCCGTTGCGTACGGCGAGAAGGGCAGCAACCCGGCGGATCAGCATTCGTTCATCGTCACCGAAGAGCTGGCACCGACCATCAGTCTGGAAGACTTCAGCATCGACTGGGTCAAGCAACCGCCGCAGCCAAGACTCAAGCGGGCGCTGATCGCCGAGGTCGCGCGCATGACCGGCATGATGCACCGCGCCGGGGTCAACCACCGCGACTGCTACATCTGCCACTTTCTGCTGCACACCGACAAACCGGTCACTCCCGAAGATTTCAAACTTTCGGTGATCGACCTGCACCGTGCCCAGACCCGTCCGGCGATCACCCAGCGCTGGCGCAACAAGGATCTGGCGGCGCTGTACTTTTCCGCGCTGGACATCGGCCTGACCCGTGGCGACAAGCTGCGTTTTCTCAAAGGCTATTTTCAGCAACCGCTGCGCCAGATCCTGGCCGAAGAAGCGCCGTTGCTGAGCTGGCTTGAAGGCAAGGCCAACAAGCTCTACGCGCGCAAGCAGCGTTACGGGGATGCGCTCTGA
- the waaF gene encoding lipopolysaccharide heptosyltransferase II: MNILIVGPSWVGDMVMAQTLFQCLKQRHPQCEIDVLAPEWSRPILERMPEVRKALSFPLGHGALELATRRRIGKSLAGQYDQAILLPNSLKSALVPFFAGIPKRTGWRGEFRYGLLNDVRTLDKERYPLMIERFMALAYEPNAELPKPYPRPSLQIDPVTREAALAKFGLTLDRPVLVLCPGAEFGEAKRWPSEHYAKVAEARIREGWQVWLFGSKNDHAVGEDIRARLIPGLREESVNLSGGTSLAEAIDLMSCADSVVSNDSGLMHVAAALNRPLVAVYGSTSPGFTPPLAEHVEIVRLGLDCSPCFDRTCRFGHYNCLRQLMPDAVNDALQRLQGSVVEVH, translated from the coding sequence ATGAATATTCTGATCGTTGGGCCCAGTTGGGTCGGTGACATGGTGATGGCGCAGACACTTTTTCAGTGTCTCAAGCAGCGCCACCCGCAGTGCGAAATCGACGTGCTGGCCCCGGAGTGGAGCCGGCCGATCCTCGAACGCATGCCCGAAGTGCGCAAGGCCTTGAGCTTCCCGCTCGGCCACGGCGCGCTGGAGCTGGCGACCCGTCGGCGGATCGGCAAATCCCTGGCCGGCCAGTACGACCAGGCGATCCTGTTGCCGAACTCCTTGAAGTCGGCACTGGTGCCATTCTTCGCCGGCATCCCGAAACGCACCGGCTGGCGCGGCGAATTCCGCTACGGCCTGCTCAATGACGTGCGCACGCTGGATAAAGAACGTTATCCGCTGATGATCGAGCGTTTCATGGCACTGGCTTACGAGCCGAACGCCGAGCTGCCGAAGCCCTATCCGCGCCCGAGCCTGCAAATCGACCCGGTGACCCGCGAGGCCGCATTGGCCAAGTTCGGCCTGACCCTCGACCGTCCGGTGCTGGTGTTGTGCCCCGGCGCCGAATTCGGTGAAGCCAAGCGCTGGCCGTCTGAGCATTACGCCAAGGTCGCCGAGGCGCGCATCCGTGAAGGCTGGCAGGTCTGGCTTTTCGGTTCGAAGAACGATCACGCGGTCGGCGAAGACATCCGCGCGCGGCTGATTCCGGGTCTGCGTGAAGAGTCGGTGAATCTGAGCGGCGGCACTTCGCTGGCCGAGGCCATTGACCTGATGTCCTGCGCCGACTCGGTGGTCTCCAACGATTCCGGCCTGATGCATGTGGCCGCCGCGCTGAATCGCCCGTTGGTGGCGGTCTACGGTTCGACGTCGCCGGGTTTCACCCCGCCGCTGGCCGAGCACGTGGAAATCGTCCGTCTGGGCCTCGATTGCAGCCCTTGCTTCGACCGCACTTGCCGTTTCGGCCATTACAACTGCCTGCGCCAGCTGATGCCGGACGCGGTCAACGATGCCTTGCAGCGTTTGCAGGGCTCTGTGGTCGAGGTTCATTAA
- the glnE gene encoding bifunctional [glutamate--ammonia ligase]-adenylyl-L-tyrosine phosphorylase/[glutamate--ammonia-ligase] adenylyltransferase — translation MTLPALAELPAILLPLVSRSEQSFRAAVAQLEDDHGFSSWTPERWAQFARVSAASDFVIEQSVRDPLMLLSLVQSGELDRPFARGELCGQIADAVSTAQTEDELGRVLRRQRTRHQVRIIWRDLNRQADLVQTCRDLSDMADASIDQAYQWLYRRHCEQFGTPTGRRSGEPQQMVILGMGKLGAVELNLSSDIDLIFAYPEGGETVGVKRPLDNQEFFIRLGQRLIKALDPITVDGFVFRVDMRLRPYGSSGALVLSFNALEQYYQDQGRDWERYAMIKSRVVAGDQVAGEQLQEMLRPFVYRRYLDFSAIEALRTMKQLIQQEVRRKGMADNIKLGSGGIREVEFIAQAFQLIHGGRDLSLQQRPLLKVLSTLEGQGYLPPAVISELREGYEFLRYTEHAIQAIADRQTQMLPDSAQDQARIAFMLGFADWEAFHEKLMFWRGRVAWHFAQVIADPDEDEGAESEVVVGGEWLPLWEEAQDEEAACRQLEEGGFADATKALKALASLRASPQLRAMQRLGRERLDAFIPRLLAQAVEHENPDLVLERVLPLVEAVARRSAYLVLLTENPGALRRLLTLCAASPWIAEQITRFPLLLDELLNEGRLFKPPLAPELAAELRERLTRIPEDDLEQQMEALRHFKLAHRLRVAASEIAGSLPLMKVSDYLTWLAEAILEQVLALAWRQTVAKYGTPLRTDGTLCDPGFIIVGYGKVGGIELGHGSDLDLVFIHDGDQQAETDGPKPIDGTQFFTRLGQRIIHLLTAQTNSGQLYEVDMRLRPSGASGLLVSSLGAFARYQENEAWTWEHQALVRARVLVGSKDVGQAFENVRAQVLGKARDLAKLQQEVSEMRAKMRDNLGSKSTAAGTGANAFEATAPFDLKQDAGGIVDIEFMVQYAALAWSQTHPPLLRWTDNIRILEELEHEGLMPAEDASLLREAYKAYRSAAHRQALQKDAGVIPGDQFADERRQVMRIWRELGLS, via the coding sequence ATGACCCTGCCCGCGCTTGCCGAACTGCCCGCCATTCTCCTGCCGTTGGTCAGCCGATCGGAGCAGTCGTTCCGTGCGGCCGTCGCGCAACTGGAAGACGATCACGGCTTCTCGTCCTGGACGCCGGAACGCTGGGCGCAGTTCGCCCGCGTCAGCGCCGCCAGCGATTTCGTCATTGAACAGAGCGTTCGTGACCCTTTGATGTTGTTGTCGCTGGTACAGTCCGGCGAACTGGACCGGCCGTTCGCCCGCGGCGAGTTGTGCGGGCAGATTGCAGATGCGGTGAGCACCGCGCAGACCGAAGATGAGCTGGGCCGCGTCCTGCGTCGCCAGCGCACCCGGCATCAGGTGCGGATCATCTGGCGCGACCTCAACCGTCAGGCCGATCTGGTGCAGACCTGCCGCGACCTTTCGGACATGGCCGACGCCAGCATCGATCAGGCCTATCAATGGTTGTACCGCCGCCATTGCGAGCAGTTCGGCACGCCGACCGGTCGGCGCAGCGGCGAACCGCAGCAGATGGTCATCCTCGGCATGGGCAAGCTTGGCGCGGTCGAGTTGAACCTGTCCTCGGACATCGATCTGATCTTCGCCTACCCCGAGGGCGGCGAAACCGTCGGCGTGAAGCGCCCGCTGGATAACCAGGAATTCTTCATCCGTCTCGGCCAGCGCCTGATCAAGGCCCTCGACCCGATCACCGTCGACGGTTTCGTGTTCCGCGTCGACATGCGCCTGCGCCCGTACGGCTCATCCGGTGCGCTGGTGCTGAGCTTCAATGCGCTGGAGCAGTATTACCAGGATCAGGGCCGGGACTGGGAACGCTACGCGATGATCAAATCTCGGGTGGTGGCTGGCGATCAGGTGGCAGGCGAGCAGTTGCAGGAAATGCTGCGGCCGTTCGTTTACCGGCGTTATCTGGACTTCTCGGCGATCGAAGCGCTGCGCACCATGAAGCAACTGATCCAGCAGGAAGTGCGGCGCAAGGGCATGGCTGACAACATCAAGCTTGGCTCGGGCGGTATCCGCGAAGTCGAGTTCATCGCCCAGGCCTTTCAACTGATTCACGGCGGTCGCGACCTGAGTCTGCAACAGCGCCCTCTATTAAAGGTGTTGAGCACGCTCGAAGGGCAGGGCTATCTGCCGCCGGCCGTCATCAGCGAGCTGCGCGAAGGTTACGAATTCCTGCGTTACACCGAACACGCGATCCAGGCGATTGCCGACCGTCAGACCCAGATGCTCCCGGACAGCGCTCAGGATCAGGCGCGCATTGCGTTCATGCTCGGTTTCGCCGACTGGGAAGCGTTCCACGAGAAGCTGATGTTCTGGCGCGGCCGGGTGGCCTGGCACTTCGCGCAAGTGATCGCCGATCCCGATGAGGACGAAGGCGCCGAGAGTGAAGTGGTGGTCGGCGGTGAATGGCTGCCGCTGTGGGAAGAAGCTCAGGACGAAGAGGCCGCCTGTCGCCAGTTGGAGGAGGGCGGTTTCGCTGACGCGACCAAGGCCTTGAAGGCATTGGCGAGCCTGCGTGCCAGCCCGCAGTTGCGGGCGATGCAGCGTCTGGGGCGCGAACGTCTCGATGCCTTTATTCCGCGCCTTCTGGCTCAGGCGGTGGAACACGAAAATCCCGATCTGGTGCTGGAGCGCGTCCTGCCGCTGGTCGAGGCGGTGGCCCGGCGTTCGGCTTATCTGGTGCTGCTGACGGAAAACCCCGGCGCGCTGCGGCGGTTGCTGACGCTGTGCGCCGCCAGCCCGTGGATCGCCGAGCAGATCACACGTTTCCCGCTGCTGCTCGATGAATTGCTCAACGAAGGCCGGCTGTTCAAGCCACCGCTGGCACCGGAGCTGGCTGCCGAGCTGCGCGAGCGCCTGACCCGGATCCCGGAAGACGACCTCGAACAACAGATGGAAGCCCTGCGCCATTTCAAGCTGGCGCACCGCTTGCGCGTCGCCGCCTCGGAAATCGCCGGCAGCCTGCCGTTGATGAAAGTCAGCGACTACCTGACCTGGCTGGCCGAGGCGATTCTGGAGCAGGTGCTGGCCCTGGCCTGGCGCCAGACCGTGGCCAAGTACGGCACGCCGCTGCGCACCGACGGCACGCTGTGCGATCCCGGCTTCATCATTGTCGGTTATGGGAAAGTCGGCGGGATCGAGTTGGGGCATGGTTCGGATCTGGATCTGGTGTTCATCCACGATGGCGACCAGCAGGCCGAAACCGATGGCCCGAAACCGATCGATGGCACCCAATTCTTCACCCGGCTCGGCCAGCGGATCATTCACTTGCTGACGGCGCAGACCAACTCCGGCCAGCTGTACGAAGTGGACATGCGCCTGCGTCCGTCCGGGGCGTCCGGCCTGCTGGTCAGTTCGCTCGGCGCGTTTGCGCGCTATCAGGAAAATGAAGCCTGGACCTGGGAACATCAGGCGCTGGTGCGGGCGCGGGTGCTGGTGGGTAGCAAGGATGTCGGCCAGGCCTTCGAGAATGTCCGGGCCCAAGTGCTGGGCAAGGCGCGGGATCTGGCAAAACTGCAACAGGAAGTGAGCGAGATGCGCGCCAAGATGCGCGACAACCTCGGCAGCAAGAGCACCGCCGCCGGTACCGGGGCGAATGCCTTCGAGGCCACGGCGCCGTTCGACCTCAAGCAGGACGCCGGAGGTATCGTCGATATTGAATTTATGGTGCAATACGCGGCCCTGGCGTGGTCGCAGACCCACCCGCCGTTGCTGCGCTGGACGGACAATATCCGCATTCTGGAAGAGCTGGAACACGAAGGGCTGATGCCGGCCGAAGACGCCAGCCTGTTGCGCGAGGCCTACAAGGCCTATCGTTCCGCCGCCCACCGGCAGGCCTTGCAGAAGGACGCCGGGGTGATACCGGGCGATCAGTTCGCGGACGAACGGCGGCAGGTGATGCGGATCTGGCGTGAGCTGGGGCTAAGCTGA
- a CDS encoding YceK/YidQ family lipoprotein codes for MTIKTAITIGAFSLALAGCGTAVTVLQDDDGATRGLRKQKTYCQSIPRIYSGLAHDFCLLHAPPDPTGILVPVVLLDLTLSGVFDTAFLPYTIYRQAVDGNISVYWRPGRG; via the coding sequence TTGACCATCAAAACGGCTATCACTATCGGCGCATTTTCCCTGGCACTGGCCGGCTGCGGCACCGCCGTCACGGTGTTGCAGGACGACGACGGCGCCACGCGCGGCCTGCGCAAACAGAAGACCTACTGTCAGTCGATCCCGCGCATCTACAGCGGACTCGCCCATGATTTCTGCCTGCTGCACGCGCCGCCTGATCCTACCGGTATTCTGGTACCGGTCGTCCTGCTCGACCTGACCCTGTCCGGTGTGTTCGACACGGCTTTTCTGCCGTATACGATCTATCGCCAGGCGGTGGACGGGAATATCAGTGTTTATTGGCGACCAGGCCGTGGATGA
- the waaC gene encoding lipopolysaccharide heptosyltransferase I, whose product MRVLLIKTSSLGDVIHALPALTDAARAIPGIKFDWVVEEGFAEIPTWHPAVGKVIPVAIRRWRKNIWKTITSGEWKRFKQSVRANKYDLVIDAQGLLKSAWLTRYVKAPVAGLDKGSAREPIAARFYDRKLAVARGQHAVERVRQLFAIALGYDLPKGLGDYGLNVERLVELPRKNAYVVFLHGTTWDTKHWPEAYWRELTERVGYLGVGIRLPWGNPLEKARAERIAAGFKHAEVLPKLNLAGVGKVLAGAQACVAVDTGLGHLAAALDVPTISLFGPTNPGLTGAYGKLQIHLGSDFPCAPCLQKKCTYQPTAQDARQFDLKREWPLCFTRLNPERVASRLSTLLMAEELR is encoded by the coding sequence TTGCGGGTATTGCTGATCAAGACTTCATCGCTGGGCGACGTGATTCACGCGTTGCCGGCGCTGACCGACGCCGCCCGGGCGATTCCCGGGATCAAGTTCGACTGGGTGGTGGAAGAAGGTTTCGCCGAGATTCCGACCTGGCACCCGGCCGTAGGCAAAGTGATTCCGGTGGCGATCCGCCGCTGGCGCAAAAATATCTGGAAAACCATCACCAGCGGCGAATGGAAGCGCTTCAAGCAGTCCGTTCGGGCGAACAAATATGACCTGGTGATCGACGCTCAGGGCCTGCTGAAAAGCGCCTGGCTGACCCGCTACGTCAAAGCCCCCGTGGCCGGTCTCGACAAGGGCTCGGCCCGCGAACCGATCGCCGCGCGCTTTTATGACCGCAAACTGGCGGTGGCCCGTGGGCAGCACGCCGTCGAGCGTGTGCGCCAGTTGTTTGCGATTGCTTTGGGTTACGACTTGCCCAAAGGCCTGGGCGATTACGGCCTCAACGTCGAGCGTCTGGTCGAACTGCCGCGCAAGAACGCTTATGTGGTGTTCCTCCACGGCACCACCTGGGACACCAAACACTGGCCGGAAGCCTACTGGCGCGAGCTGACCGAACGGGTCGGTTACCTCGGCGTCGGGATCAGGCTGCCGTGGGGCAACCCGCTGGAGAAGGCCCGGGCCGAGCGCATCGCCGCCGGTTTCAAACACGCCGAAGTGCTGCCGAAGCTGAATCTGGCCGGGGTCGGCAAGGTGCTCGCTGGTGCCCAGGCCTGCGTCGCGGTGGACACCGGTCTCGGCCATCTGGCCGCGGCGCTGGACGTGCCGACAATTTCCCTGTTCGGCCCAACCAATCCGGGCCTGACCGGCGCTTACGGCAAGTTGCAGATTCACCTTGGCAGCGATTTCCCGTGCGCGCCGTGCCTGCAAAAGAAATGTACGTATCAACCGACCGCGCAGGATGCCCGTCAGTTTGACCTGAAACGCGAGTGGCCTCTGTGCTTCACGCGTCTGAATCCCGAGCGTGTTGCCAGCCGACTGAGCACGTTGTTGATGGCTGAGGAGCTGCGCTGA
- a CDS encoding lipopolysaccharide kinase InaA family protein, which produces MTDFLAEEDRALLERHGLGTFDALWAKQLEAVDEPNTARGGWSSVFRLELEGQGYYLKRQSNYLTRTLHAPFGEPSFAREFRNISRYRKLGIPALQAAFFGERKVDGEIRAILLTRALDGWSDLESLLARWSQLGATQQTAILKACGLLARHLHGVRQVHGCFYPKHIFLRANGDEYQAQLIDLEKTRPLLFGMRDRIKDLEPLQRRAPEWSDAQLRELLAAYLDQPADSSLLDRWLARLTARRSHKETR; this is translated from the coding sequence ATGACTGATTTTCTCGCCGAAGAAGACCGTGCACTGCTTGAACGCCACGGTCTAGGCACTTTTGACGCCCTGTGGGCCAAGCAGCTTGAGGCTGTAGATGAACCCAACACCGCCCGTGGTGGCTGGAGCAGCGTGTTTCGTCTGGAACTGGAAGGCCAGGGTTACTACCTCAAGCGCCAGAGCAATTACCTGACCCGCACCTTGCATGCGCCGTTCGGCGAACCCAGTTTTGCCCGCGAATTTCGCAATATCAGCCGATATCGCAAACTCGGCATTCCTGCGCTGCAAGCGGCTTTTTTCGGTGAGCGCAAAGTCGACGGCGAAATCCGCGCGATCCTGCTGACTCGCGCGCTGGATGGCTGGAGCGACCTTGAGTCGCTGCTGGCGCGCTGGTCGCAACTCGGTGCAACGCAACAAACGGCGATCCTCAAGGCCTGCGGGCTGCTGGCTCGGCATCTGCACGGCGTACGCCAGGTGCACGGCTGTTTCTATCCCAAGCACATTTTTCTGCGGGCCAACGGTGACGAGTACCAGGCGCAACTGATCGACCTGGAAAAAACCCGACCGTTATTGTTCGGCATGCGTGACCGGATCAAGGACCTGGAGCCGCTGCAACGCCGCGCACCGGAGTGGAGCGACGCGCAATTGCGTGAGTTGCTGGCGGCTTACCTCGATCAGCCCGCCGACAGCTCGCTGCTCGACCGCTGGCTCGCCCGGCTGACCGCACGACGTAGCCACAAGGAGACCCGCTGA
- a CDS encoding glycosyltransferase family 4 protein gives MQLAFVLYKYFPFGGLQRDFMRIALECQKRGHQIRVYTLIWEGDVPPGFEVLVAPVKAFFNHRRNEKLSAWMEADLAKRPVDRLIGFNKMPGLDVYYAADGCFEDKAQNLRHSLYRRWGRYRHFAEYERAVFAKDAKTEVLMISEVQQPLFIKYYDTPLERFHLLPPGIAQDRRRPADADRIRAGFRAEFNLKDDELLLVQIGSGFKTKGVDRSLKALAALPADLKKRTRLFVIGQDDPKLFQMQSATLGLGDNVTFLKGRSDIPRFLLGADLLIHPAYNENTGTVLLEALVAGLPVLVSAVCGYAHYIAEADAGRVLDEPFDQAQLAQYLTDMLNDDAARAAWSRNGLAFAETADLYSMPQHAADVILAEHA, from the coding sequence ATGCAATTGGCTTTTGTCCTGTACAAATATTTCCCGTTCGGCGGTTTGCAGCGCGACTTCATGCGCATCGCCCTCGAATGCCAGAAACGCGGGCACCAGATCCGCGTCTACACCCTGATCTGGGAAGGCGACGTGCCGCCCGGTTTCGAAGTGCTGGTGGCGCCGGTCAAGGCGTTCTTCAATCATCGGCGCAATGAAAAACTCAGCGCGTGGATGGAGGCGGACCTGGCCAAGCGTCCGGTGGATCGCCTGATCGGCTTCAACAAGATGCCGGGGCTGGACGTCTACTACGCCGCCGACGGCTGCTTCGAAGACAAGGCGCAGAACCTGCGCCATTCGCTGTATCGCCGCTGGGGCCGTTATCGCCACTTCGCTGAATACGAGCGCGCGGTGTTCGCCAAGGATGCGAAGACTGAAGTGCTGATGATTTCCGAAGTGCAGCAGCCGCTGTTCATCAAGTATTACGACACGCCGCTGGAACGCTTCCACCTGCTGCCGCCGGGCATCGCCCAGGACCGTCGGCGCCCTGCGGATGCCGACCGGATTCGCGCCGGTTTCCGCGCCGAATTCAATCTGAAGGACGACGAACTGCTGCTGGTGCAGATCGGTTCCGGGTTCAAGACCAAGGGTGTCGATCGCAGCCTGAAAGCGCTGGCCGCCTTGCCTGCCGATCTGAAGAAACGCACCCGGCTGTTTGTAATCGGCCAGGATGACCCCAAATTGTTCCAGATGCAGAGTGCGACGCTGGGCCTGGGCGACAACGTGACGTTCCTCAAGGGGCGCAGCGATATCCCGCGTTTCCTGCTCGGCGCCGATCTGTTGATCCACCCGGCGTACAACGAAAACACCGGTACGGTGCTGCTTGAAGCACTGGTCGCCGGGTTGCCGGTGCTGGTCAGCGCGGTCTGCGGTTACGCCCATTACATCGCCGAGGCCGACGCCGGGCGGGTGCTGGACGAGCCGTTCGATCAGGCGCAACTGGCGCAATACCTGACTGACATGTTGAACGACGACGCTGCACGGGCGGCCTGGAGCCGCAACGGTCTGGCCTTCGCCGAGACGGCCGACCTCTACAGCATGCCGCAGCACGCGGCCGATGTGATTCTGGCGGAGCACGCTTAA
- a CDS encoding lipopolysaccharide kinase InaA family protein, producing MQLSELTGVGRTPQLPLSVALADAAGPADLQLLSLLRVLPGQRYVGAGVWRGRPVLAKLLVGNKAARHFQRELEGVKLLAAQGMTTPLLLADGLKDGEGGWLLFEFLEGAESLGDAWSKVESLPVLADEQSAVLAEALGAIGQLHGKGLWQEDLHLDNLLRHGGQLYLIDGAGIRVETAGQPLSRQKVLENLGVFFAQLPKSLEPFTEELLVYYLLSNSEHALPLEALQKQIDKVRAWRLKDYLIKVGRECTLFSVKRGAFALRSIRREEESAMLPVLEQADALLDQGHLYKTGGAASVGKVEFAGRALVIKRYNIKNFAHWLKRFWRPSRAWHSWREGNRLAFLGIATPKPLAVLETRFFWLRSKAYLITEHLAGPDIIERFAPYVESGEAPEGELQALDQLFARLIAERISHGDFKGHNLFWQEDRWALIDLDSMCQHGSLGSFAPAYARDRARFMRNWPESSALYQVIDQRLPKDLAGTE from the coding sequence ATGCAGCTGTCCGAGCTGACCGGTGTCGGGCGAACCCCGCAACTGCCACTGTCGGTAGCCCTCGCCGATGCGGCCGGTCCAGCGGACTTGCAATTGCTGAGTCTGTTGCGCGTGTTGCCGGGGCAGCGTTACGTCGGTGCCGGTGTGTGGCGCGGGCGTCCGGTGCTGGCCAAGTTACTGGTCGGCAACAAGGCCGCGCGACATTTTCAGCGTGAGCTGGAAGGGGTGAAACTGCTCGCCGCCCAGGGCATGACCACGCCGTTGCTGCTGGCTGATGGTCTGAAGGATGGCGAAGGCGGCTGGTTGCTGTTCGAGTTCCTTGAAGGCGCCGAGAGTCTGGGCGATGCCTGGAGCAAGGTCGAATCCCTGCCGGTGCTGGCCGACGAACAATCGGCGGTGCTGGCCGAAGCGCTTGGCGCCATCGGTCAATTGCACGGCAAAGGCCTGTGGCAGGAAGACCTGCATCTGGACAACCTGCTGCGCCACGGCGGCCAACTTTATCTGATCGACGGCGCCGGTATCCGTGTGGAAACTGCCGGCCAGCCGTTGTCACGGCAGAAAGTGCTGGAAAACCTCGGGGTGTTTTTCGCCCAGTTGCCCAAGTCGCTCGAGCCGTTCACCGAAGAATTGCTGGTGTATTACCTGCTGAGCAACAGCGAGCACGCATTGCCGCTGGAAGCCCTGCAAAAGCAGATCGACAAGGTGCGCGCCTGGCGCTTGAAGGATTACCTGATCAAGGTCGGTCGTGAATGCACGCTGTTCAGCGTCAAGCGTGGTGCATTTGCTCTGCGCTCGATTCGCCGCGAGGAAGAGTCCGCGATGCTGCCGGTGCTGGAGCAGGCCGATGCCTTGCTCGATCAGGGTCACCTGTACAAGACCGGCGGCGCGGCCAGTGTCGGCAAGGTCGAGTTCGCCGGGCGTGCGCTGGTGATCAAACGCTACAACATCAAGAATTTTGCCCATTGGCTCAAACGCTTCTGGCGCCCGAGCCGCGCCTGGCATTCCTGGCGCGAAGGCAATCGCCTGGCGTTCCTCGGCATTGCCACGCCCAAACCGCTGGCGGTGCTGGAAACCCGGTTTTTCTGGCTGCGCAGCAAGGCCTATCTGATCACCGAACATCTGGCCGGGCCGGACATCATCGAACGCTTTGCGCCGTACGTTGAAAGCGGCGAGGCGCCGGAAGGCGAGTTGCAGGCGCTTGATCAACTGTTTGCACGGTTGATCGCCGAACGCATCAGCCATGGCGATTTCAAGGGGCATAATCTGTTCTGGCAGGAAGACCGCTGGGCGTTGATCGATCTGGATTCGATGTGCCAGCACGGCTCGCTGGGCAGCTTCGCCCCGGCCTATGCCCGGGATCGTGCGCGGTTCATGCGCAACTGGCCTGAGAGCAGTGCGCTGTATCAGGTGATTGATCAGCGTTTGCCCAAGGATCTAGCGGGCACTGAGTGA